The Blastococcus sp. HT6-4 genome window below encodes:
- a CDS encoding deoxyribonuclease IV has protein sequence MSNTSPGVPPVGAHIQIKGGLAKGGLAYTDAVAARAVQVFVGNPRGWKLTDGDPAQDALFTAGCAERGVPSFIHTPFLVNPGSPTEATVEQSIASIEHNLRRGAQLGCQGVVVHAGSSVGEDRYDDALRQLRERLLPVLEAAPADGPRLLIEPTAGGGKALAATVQELGPYFAALDDHPLLGVCFDTCHAWAAGHDVSVPGGMSATLDALEATVGPGRLGLVHVNDSLDECGSKRDRHTTIGAGTITSGEYGTGPFAELLRHRTTAGVPMVVETPSLRDGDPCGGHTADIKLLNSLIGDPPPA, from the coding sequence GTGTCGAACACCTCCCCCGGTGTGCCGCCCGTCGGCGCGCACATCCAGATCAAGGGCGGCCTGGCCAAGGGCGGGCTCGCCTACACCGACGCCGTCGCCGCGCGTGCCGTCCAGGTCTTCGTCGGCAACCCCCGCGGCTGGAAGCTGACCGACGGCGACCCGGCGCAGGACGCGCTGTTCACCGCCGGCTGCGCCGAGCGGGGCGTGCCCTCGTTCATCCACACGCCGTTCCTCGTCAACCCGGGCTCGCCGACCGAGGCCACCGTCGAGCAGTCGATCGCCTCGATCGAGCACAACCTGCGGCGCGGCGCGCAGCTGGGCTGCCAGGGCGTCGTCGTGCACGCCGGCTCCTCCGTCGGCGAGGACCGCTACGACGACGCCCTCCGCCAGCTGCGCGAACGGCTGCTCCCGGTGCTGGAGGCGGCGCCCGCGGACGGCCCCCGGCTGCTGATCGAGCCCACCGCGGGTGGCGGCAAGGCGCTGGCGGCCACCGTGCAGGAGCTCGGCCCGTACTTCGCCGCCCTGGACGACCACCCGCTGCTCGGCGTCTGCTTCGACACCTGCCACGCCTGGGCCGCCGGACACGACGTCTCGGTGCCGGGCGGGATGAGCGCGACGCTGGACGCCCTGGAGGCCACCGTCGGCCCCGGCCGGCTGGGGCTGGTGCACGTCAACGACTCGCTCGACGAGTGCGGCTCCAAGCGCGACCGGCACACCACGATCGGCGCGGGCACGATCACCAGCGGCGAGTACGGCACCGGCCCGTTCGCCGAGCTGCTGCGCCACCGCACCACCGCCGGCGTCCCGATGGTCGTGGAGACGCCGAGCCTGCGCGACGGCGATCCGTGCGGCGGCCACACCGCCGACATCAAGCTGCTGAACTCGCTCATCGGGGACCCCCCGCCGGCCTGA